Proteins encoded within one genomic window of Mauremys mutica isolate MM-2020 ecotype Southern chromosome 11, ASM2049712v1, whole genome shotgun sequence:
- the LOC123344483 gene encoding hemoglobin subunit alpha-D encodes MLTEDDKQLIQHAWEKVLGHQEDFGAEALERMFIVYPNTKTYFPHFDLHHDSEQIRHHGKKVVTALGDAVRHVDNLSETLSELSNLHAYNLRVDPVNFKLLSHCFQVVLGVHLGSEYTPQVHLAYDKFLAAVTAVLTEKYR; translated from the exons ATGCTGACCGAGGACGACAAGCAGCTGATCCAGCATGCCTGGGAGAAGGTGCTGGGGCACCAGGAGGACTTCGGGGCCGAGGCCCTGGAGAG gatGTTCATCGTCTACCCCAACACCAAGACCTACTTCCCCCACTTCGACCTGCACCATGACTCGGAGCAGATCCGCCACCACGGCAAGAAGGTGGTGACCGCCCTGGGGGACGCCGTGCGGCACGTGGACAACCTCAGCGAGACGCTCTCCGAGCTCAGCAACCTGCACGCCTACAACTTGCGCGTGGACCCAGTCAACTTCAAG CTGCTGTCCCACTGCTTCCAGGTGGTGCTGGGCGTGCACTTGGGCAGCGAGTACACCCCGCAGGTGCACCTCGCCTATGACAAGTTCCTGGCCGCCGTCACGGCGGTGCTGACCGAGAAGTACCGGTGA
- the LOC123344413 gene encoding hemoglobin subunit pi isoform X2 yields the protein MYSPTYILVLWTRRAEGSVYPRLFSNYPQTKTYFPHFDLSQGSAQLHGHGSKVLGAIGEAVKNIDNITGALATLSELHAYILRVDPVNFKLLSHCILCSVAAHFPNDFTPEVHAAWDKFLSQISSVLTEKYR from the exons ATGTATAGCCCCACTTATA TTCTAGTGCTTTGGACTAGAAGAGCAGAAGGGAGTGTTTATCCAAG GCTTTTTTCAAACTACCCCCAGACCAAGACCTATTTCCCTCATTTTGATCTCAGCCAAGGTTCTGCTCAGCTTCATGGCCATGGCTCCAAGGTCCTGGGTGCTATTGGTGAGGCTGTCAAGAACATTGATAACATTACAGGTGCCTTGGCCACACTTAGCGAGCTGCATGCCTACATCCTCCGAGTTGATCCAGTGAACTTCAAG CTGCTTTCCCATTGCATTCTGTGCTCTGTTGCTGCCCACTTTCCCAACGACTTCACCCCAGAAGTCCATGCTGCATGGGACAAGTTCCTGTCCCAGATTTCTTCGGTGCTGACTGAGAAGTATAGATAA
- the LOC123344413 gene encoding hemoglobin subunit pi isoform X3: MEGIRLFSNYPQTKTYFPHFDLSQGSAQLHGHGSKVLGAIGEAVKNIDNITGALATLSELHAYILRVDPVNFKLLSHCILCSVAAHFPNDFTPEVHAAWDKFLSQISSVLTEKYR; the protein is encoded by the exons ATGGAAGGAATCAG GCTTTTTTCAAACTACCCCCAGACCAAGACCTATTTCCCTCATTTTGATCTCAGCCAAGGTTCTGCTCAGCTTCATGGCCATGGCTCCAAGGTCCTGGGTGCTATTGGTGAGGCTGTCAAGAACATTGATAACATTACAGGTGCCTTGGCCACACTTAGCGAGCTGCATGCCTACATCCTCCGAGTTGATCCAGTGAACTTCAAG CTGCTTTCCCATTGCATTCTGTGCTCTGTTGCTGCCCACTTTCCCAACGACTTCACCCCAGAAGTCCATGCTGCATGGGACAAGTTCCTGTCCCAGATTTCTTCGGTGCTGACTGAGAAGTATAGATAA
- the LOC123344413 gene encoding hemoglobin subunit pi isoform X1 — protein MTLTQAEKAAVVAIWGKIAAQIDALGTESLERLFSNYPQTKTYFPHFDLSQGSAQLHGHGSKVLGAIGEAVKNIDNITGALATLSELHAYILRVDPVNFKLLSHCILCSVAAHFPNDFTPEVHAAWDKFLSQISSVLTEKYR, from the exons ATGACTCTGACTCAAGCTGAGAAAGCTGCAGTGGTTGCCATTTGGGGAAAGATAGCTGCCCAAATTGATGCCCTTGGGACCGAGTCGCTGGAGAG GCTTTTTTCAAACTACCCCCAGACCAAGACCTATTTCCCTCATTTTGATCTCAGCCAAGGTTCTGCTCAGCTTCATGGCCATGGCTCCAAGGTCCTGGGTGCTATTGGTGAGGCTGTCAAGAACATTGATAACATTACAGGTGCCTTGGCCACACTTAGCGAGCTGCATGCCTACATCCTCCGAGTTGATCCAGTGAACTTCAAG CTGCTTTCCCATTGCATTCTGTGCTCTGTTGCTGCCCACTTTCCCAACGACTTCACCCCAGAAGTCCATGCTGCATGGGACAAGTTCCTGTCCCAGATTTCTTCGGTGCTGACTGAGAAGTATAGATAA